The Capra hircus breed San Clemente chromosome 12, ASM170441v1, whole genome shotgun sequence region agggattgaacctgggtctcctgcattgctggtagatcctttaccatctgagccactagggaagcaatgTAACTGTTAGAATCTTGCATTCAAGTCCTAGGTACGGATGTGCTGATTTGTCTTTGCAGCGAAGTTCTGTGGTTTACAGTTATCACAAACCTGGCACAGCAGTTTCTACATGTTACCCCAGTGCAGTTCTAGAAGTCCAAAACAGTTTCCCAGAGCAGTTTTCCTGTAAAGTCTGTAGAAGCTGACATTGCCTGCTTTTAGCCACTAGATGGTGATAGTGCAGAATCCAAGTTTTCTTAGGACACATTCCGAAGACATCCAGCAGGTTAGAGGCAAAAGTAATGAGAAATGTTTTATGCTATTAACATGAGTCGGCTGGATGGAGGCAGTGAGAGCAAGTTCTGTGTGTCCACGTGAGTAAGATGCCCTCCCTGCAGCAGGCATCAGCCGAATGCTGCGGTGCTTCTCGAGCTACTTGTGCTAAAGGGCTGGGTTTTTGTTCTCAGACTGTGTTTCAGTGCCTCTAGTTTTGAAGACGACTTACGAATTCCTAGGCAAGTGAAAGAAAAGCAGACAAAGTAcaagctccatttttttttttttattaagattCAACAGAAACAAAATTAGTCTAAGTTGCTTTCAGAGTACCTCCTCACAGACCAAGTAACACATGGGGTGAGTCACATTTGGTCCAGGCCTTGGtctgaggaccacactttgaggagCGCTGAAAAACCCTGCTTGACTGCATCCCATTCAGTCAGCAGAACCTGGTTCAAAATGAGGCTCCATTACCACTAGTTGGGTAGCTGTGGAAaggtctgtttcctcatttgaatCATGTAAACAGTACCTATGCTTAGGCTTTTTATGAAAACTCAGTGTGCTAACCTCTTGGGAAGCACTCAAATGTGGGCAGAAATGGAATAGGATTGGTACGTTTAAGTATTAAATACAGACAGTTTCCTCTGATCTCTGCATCATTTTACTGACTAGTATTTTTTCCCATGGAGAGAAATAAGGTGTTCAGTTGATCATCAACCACTTTAAGGACCTTGAAACCTTGTTTGATGGCCCTAAGAGAAGCAGAGCTACTTGGTGATCCCTGACAAAAACCTGCCCTCTCTCTGGGAAGTGTACCTCTATCTATTGCTGTATCTTGAGTGTGTGGCGGAAGGACTGTGAAGCAGTGAGGAGTTAAGAGCGTGCCTATTCACCCGGACATAACTTGCAGTCAGCTGCTCCCACGACCTGTATGTTTGAAGAACTGCAGAAGCACTAAGCTGCCAGTTCAAAGGCTAAGTGGTTGTTACAAAGTCAGGAGAGGCTGGCATGTAAACAACATTAGACAAGATCAGTGATGGCAGTTTCTTCTTTGGTTAATCATTACAGTTAACCACTTACTGGGGCCTCACTAGACCAAACTATACATGGCTTCAATCTTTGTAACAGTCCTAACATtgctttagagatgaggaaactgacgtTAGGAAATGTTAAGTTGCTTAAGTCACAAATTGCTGGTTACTGGCTAGTTCTGAAACGTTAGGTGGAAACCTGTGCTGTTTACCACTGATTTTACCGCATCTGGACACATGACCGCTCTAGCTATGGTGTCCAAATTACGCTTTAAAGGTAAGTGAATACAACAAAATCAAACTGCAAGACCTGGTTCCTGAAGTTAAAAAGGCTATAAAGTCGGTTAAAACTACCAAAACGtacttaaatgagaaaatgcataaCCATCATACCTTGAAAAAGTAGCTTCCACCATGAGAATGTCACCAAAGGTATTTTAATTTAAGCCTTGGCACACCATACCCACAATGTAACATTGAGTCCAAAGATCCTTTATATCTGACGTGATATAATTCTCATATGAACGAAGGCTTGGAGATTGAAATCCAGATCACCTCATGGGTTCACTTTGGCCAACACAGTAAGAGTTTACAGCTTTCCAAAAATTCTTGAGGTACCATTATGCAAGCAGTGCTCCCCATAAGTATGTTAGCTTTCTGCCCCAAGGAAGAAAGGCCTAAGAAATCCCACACTTGTAAAACCACTCCCTGAAAAACTGATGTGCTGGTAGAAAGAAAAGCAGTAGAATTAAGGTTTTATAAACCAGAGAGTGTTCTGTTTTTTCTGTTAGGTAAAGGGATTTCTTCAtatgttattttaataaaaggGGATTTCATAGGTAAAAACCaatattcaaaattataaaacaaatagaaCTCTCTGTGTATAACCACTGCATCAAAAATTTGCAAGAGACTCAACAGAAATTCTTTAGTTGACAAATGTGGTTTGAAAgggtaataaaatttttttatagcTAAAGCAAGAGTCTTGTTTCCTGTTGGCCCAAAAACAGATGTTTCATTTCCCAGATAAGTAGGTTCTCCACTGTAAAGAAATATCCTTGTATAGTTGGTTTCTATCTTCTTGAAGTCTGCTCCAAGTTCAGCCAATTTCTCATAGGTCCTTAACACAAATTTGGAGCAGTCGTAGGATTCAAACCATTTCTCTGCCTCCTTTTTCGGGCTGGCTTGGACAGTCCATGTCTCATAATAAATCCCTGTTTCATTGTCCTGTTTTACCCACTTTGCCATTTTGTTAAACATGCCTcctagttaaaaaacaaaacaaaaattatgtgAACATAATTAAAGCTGATCATGTTAGTTTTAAGTAAAATGTTCTAACCAGATTTAGGCCATAAGTACCTGAATAAACAACAGTTTCTGAATTTCCCAAACCTACATCTTACAACAAGAATCCATGTTCAGccaatttttttgtttcatttttcaaggCACAAGATACCTCTGAACTATAAACATTAGACATAACAAACtgtataaaaaaatacaaattctatAACTGTTTAAGCTATAGTCAAAAGCTAAATTATATACATGCTGAAGCCCTCGTTTTCTGCTCAGCTCAACAAATCTTAGATTCAGAAGCAAAAGAGTAAAAGGAAGCAAGGGAAAAATTGTAGAAAAGGAATGAGTGAATGGGGCCAAGACCGTGTAAGAAGAACCGAGGAGGGTGAAACATGAAGCTTTTTTATGCAAAACAAAGTATGCATAGGATATGAATTTGCTGTCCAAGGAATGGCTCCTTGAGAAGGAACCCCATACCCCATTTACCTTGAATATCTAGCATCTCCCCTTTCTCCCTGTACTTGCGACTATTGGGTGTCTGCTTACAATCTTTCTACCCACCACACAGattcttccaatgaatcaactaAACTGGAAATAGTTTTGACCAAATTCATGGATTATATAGACTCCAGGATGGCTAACACTCTCTCCTACCACCTTCTATCAGACCAGAGGGATCTCTCCAAATGTTATCAAAATACTATACTCTGCATGGTTACCACCTCATCTGAGACTAAAACAGCATGATCCCAACATTTCACTTTGTCACTTTGTGACTTTCTTAGGTTACTCCAGCTTGAGTCCATAAAATCAATTCAAGCCCTATAGGATAGAGTGGCTGCTTTTATCAACTGTATGGAATTAAACTTGTAGAATAATATAAATTCTCTTGTCTTAGAACTGAGGATACTGTTCTTAGCGTTCTCCAACTCTGAAAAGCCACTGCTTGTGATGAAGAGATAAGAATGCTTCAAAACACTATTTGGTAACATGAAAACAGGTCAACGAACAGGATTAATCACAAGGCAGATGAATAACAGAAGATTTAAGTGCCAGCATATTACAGACTCTTCTACAGAATAAACAATGAGCACTTGTCCATATCGTCATACTGTGATGTCAGAAAAAGGAAGATTTTGCAGATAACGAGGTAGGTGGATACGGAGAAAGGAGAGATGTGAGCTGGCCTGGAATGAAAGAAGGGGAGTCATTTATCATACTGAACACTGTTAAAAGAGAAATGGACTTTTATATGACTGGGGTGATTTGGGGCACATTAattagaaaataggaaaaaaaacagCACGATACATAATAAAGAGAGTCCCAAATTACATTTAAAAGACACCAATACTGCAAaccagaaccacaatgagatgttacCTCTCACCTGtcagaatcatcaaaaaagccatcagacaacaagtgttggtgaggatgtggagaaaaggaaagcctcATGCGCTgtagatgggaatgtaaattagtgcagcttCTATGCAAAACAGTCACTCCTGGGTACTTAtccaaacaaagagaaaacactaACTTGGAAAGACACAAGTACCCCTACATTtatggcagcattatttacaatcgTCAAGGAAGTAATGCAAGTTTCCTTCAAGGGATGAACGATTAAGGAAAATGTGGCTTATACCTACAATAGAATatgattcagccataaaaaagaatgaaatcttcccatttgtgacaacatggatggacctagaggataCTATGTTTAttgagtaagtcagacagaggaaggcaAATTACCATATGACTTCATATGGTAtgtagaatcaaaaaaaaaaaaacagacccacagattcagagaacaaactagtagtcACCTCTAAGACAGAGATTTAaactctattatttttttttagaaagtccAATTTAATTGTACGaagtttctttgcatttatttttatgatgacAATAGGGAAGATATCGTATCTGTAGATATGATAAGTTAAAGATTTGCATGAATAATAGGGTCAAAGGTTAGTAGTTCAGGAAATGTATTTTATAAGTTGACCTCTAAAGAGCAGAACATTACTGAGAGGCCTCAATGAAAGTCATTTCTGTCACTCGGATACTGATTCAATCATCTAATTCTGCCATATTTTTGAAACTTACCTGATATGGTTGCTACTAGAACTAACGTCCCATTTTCCTTCCAGTGATTATCATCAATCCCTTCAAAAAAGCAGGCAGCTCCCTGATTACACCAGAAAGGGGCATTCATTTCAGGTCGGAGATGGGGAAACGTGCAGTTTCCAAGTTGGAAGAGTTCATACCATTCCATCGTGTAGTTCTTCTCCGTTAAAGTACTCCTGAATCCAATGGCATCGTGCATGATTTTCTGTGGAAAGGTCATATATGTATAAAAGCATTTGGGAAGTAACCACTGGTTCAGGAGCCAGACAGGAGAAAAAGCAATACCAGAAGTGCCTACAGAGTGGCACAACTGTTTCCCTTCCCTACTGCTATTCTCACATCCACTTCATGGCTCCTCTAACTCCCTGCCCTCATCCACTCTGGTTTTGGCCACTGCGGCTCATCTCAGGAAGACTGCATGCTATGTGCAGATGTTCAGAATCTCCTTACGGCTTAGAATGAGTAAGAGAAGTCTCCACGCCACAGACTCAGGAACTCTGTGTAGCTCTCAGGTGATGAGAAGCTCAGATGGTGAGCTAACCCAGGAAACGTGTGCACAACAGGCCCTGGGCATGAAGTGACTCCTACGTGCCCTGTCCCCTTTCTgggcttcctcctttccttctttctaggATCTGGGTACAGGAATTGGGTTTGGGTTCAGAATATCAAAAGGGATGAAAGCAACTGCATCGATTACTGTCAGCATCATAAAACCTGGTGTTTTCTGGACTGCTCATTTTAAATCTGTGAAGAGGAACTTAGGCCAtagacgtgaagaactgactcactggaaaagaccctgatgctgggaaagactgaaggcaggaggagaaggggacgacagagaatgagatggttggatggcatcactgagtggatggacacgagtttcagcaagctccaggagttggtgacggacagggaagcctagtgtgctgcagtccttggggtcaaaaagagttggacatgactgagtgactgaactgaactgaagaggaacaCCAAAGAACATAATCTAAAACCAGTCCTTTGAATAGTGATTATTCCCTCAAATCCACTTAATCAAATCACTAAAGTTATAAGATCAAGACGCAGCCTTACCAAGTGTCCCAGGAGGTCTCCATATTTAAATTCCCACACTGGGGCTTGTAATCGAAAGACTTCAATGACATCGTCATCCTTCATCACCGGGATAGGGGAGCCAGTGGGACAGAAAGTATATTTAGCTTGACAATAAGGATCTGGTTCTGGACGGAAGGAGAAGCGtctaatgaagaagaaaaaaatcaacttacACTCCAAGAGGAATTTGGTTCTCACAGATCTTAGAATCCAGATCTTAATTTCACTgtaacatttttagaaaaaatatccAAAATTCTGCCCATAGTGCATAAATAGACATTTGTTATCCTATGAACAAACTCCAATGAGTCTTTAATAGCAAATGATACATTAAAAGCACTAATAATTGCCTGCTTCCCAGTTCCCTGCTCCCACTGTGAGAATTCTGAAGACAAGGACCATATCTGAAATGTTTATACCTCTACATCTTATTTAGTAGACATATTTCCTGAATAAAAGAGTTTTCAATGATATTTAATTTCCCAAACATTCTATATGTTAACATTATTCAAAAACTATCATtattaaatagaatatattttctattaagaatctgccagcatttccttcaatatttattgagtatcataCTAGGAATATATTATGGTAGGAAGGAGGGAAACAAATGCAAGaaatgcgggttcgatccttgggtcaggaagaccccctggagaaggaaatggcaacctgctctaatattcttgcttgggaaatctcatgtacagaggagcctggtgggctacagttcgtggggttgcaaagagtcagacacgactgagcacacagtctgTAGGGAGGGATTCcttcaatatttattgaggatCTACTATTATACTAGGAAAGAgggaaacaaaacataaaatgctattcttactgtggaaaattctgagagagatgggaacaccagaccacctaacctgcctcttgagaaatctttatgcaggtcaggaagcaacagttagaactggacatggaacaacagactggttccaaatagggaaaggagtacatcaaggctgtatattgtcaccctgcttatttaatttatatgcagagtacatcatgagaaacgctgggctggaagaaacacaagctggaatcaagattgccaggagaaatatcaataacctcagatatgcagatgacaccacccttatggcagaaagtgaagaggaactaaaaagcctcttgatgaaagtgaaagagagtgaaaaagttggcttaaagctcaacattcagaaaacgaagatcatggcatctggtcccatcacttcatgggaaatagatgggaaaacagtggaaacagtggcagacttcaatttttggggctccaaaattactgcagatggtgactgcagccatgaaattaaaagacgcttgctccttggaagaaaagttatgaccaacctagatagtatattcaaaagcagagacattactttgccgaataaggtccgtctagtcaaggctatggtttttccagtagtcatgtatggatgtgcgagttggactgtgaagaaggctgagcgccaaagaattgatgcttttgaactgtggtgttggagaagactcttgagggtcccttggactgcaaggagatccaaccagtccattctgaaggagatcaaccctgggacttctttgtaaggaatgatgctaaagctgaaactccagtactttggccacctcatgcgaagagttggctcattggaaaggactctgatgctgggagggattgggggcaggaggagaaggggacgaccgaggatgagatggctggatggcatcactgactcgatggacgtgagtctgagtgaactctgggagatggtgatggacagggaggcctggcgtgctgcaattcatggggtcacaaagagtcggacacgactgagcgactgaactgaactgaactactcaaGGGGAGTAACAGCTGGCAAGACATTAAACAAGTAATGAAGGGCAGCAGGat contains the following coding sequences:
- the CLN5 gene encoding ceroid-lipofuscinosis neuronal protein 5 is translated as MAQAGGAGAGAWGRRGAGAGAGLERAPWRWAPALLWLAAATAAAAGDPSRRQWPVPYKRFSFRPEPDPYCQAKYTFCPTGSPIPVMKDDDVIEVFRLQAPVWEFKYGDLLGHLKIMHDAIGFRSTLTEKNYTMEWYELFQLGNCTFPHLRPEMNAPFWCNQGAACFFEGIDDNHWKENGTLVLVATISGGMFNKMAKWVKQDNETGIYYETWTVQASPKKEAEKWFESYDCSKFVLRTYEKLAELGADFKKIETNYTRIFLYSGEPTYLGNETSVFGPTGNKTLALAIKKFYYPFKPHLSTKEFLLSLLQIFDAVVIHREFYLFYNFEYWFLPMKSPFIKITYEEIPLPNRKNRTLSGL